One stretch of Toxoplasma gondii ME49 chromosome XI, whole genome shotgun sequence DNA includes these proteins:
- a CDS encoding hypothetical protein (encoded by transcript TGME49_311170~Signal peptide predicted by SignalP 2.0 HMM (probability 0.988) with cleavage site probability 0.700 at residue 19), which translates to MKFICLVAVGVLPTLRTAAQRAPNGPVPYKFPERRGALAPPPPRSLSLQAATPSQPAPLTVFPRTGHALPTYFPHDDYERAKRELTEKEMKTEKTPPPCQPTAMHGQPVAGLNQRSIESSTVIHSETGPYGYVTDAPPARTKTVSLIPPPPIFPKKEAPPPLPNVRTLGEVMGGFLEKAATVLPPHH; encoded by the exons ATGAAGTTTATTTGCCTGGTGGCAGTTGGCGTTTTGCCTACCCTGAGGACAGCGGCGCAGCGGGCTCCG AATGGCCCCGTCCCGTACAAATTTCCAGAACGACGGGGAGCACTCgctcctcctccgcctcgctCGCTATCGCTTCAAG CAGCAACTCCGTCACAGCCGGCACCTCTGACGGTTTTCCCCAGGACCGGTCACGCGCTACCAACTTATTTCCCACATGACGACTACGAACGAGCGAAACGTGAACTAACGGAAAAAG AAatgaaaacagagaagactcCCCCTCCATGCCAACCGACTG CTATGCACGGGCAGCCAGTGGCAGGGTTGAACCAGAGAAGCATCGAAAGCAGCACAGTCATCCATTCTGAAACTGGACCGTATGG CTATGTGACCGACGCCCCACCTGCGCGGACGAAGACAGTCAGCCTCATTCCCCCGCCACCGATATTCCCAAAAAAAGAGGCTCCTCCACCGCTCCCAAATGTCCGAACGCTTGGCGAAGTGATGGGAGGATTCCTAGAAAAAGCCGCAACCGTGCTTCCTCCTCACCACTGA
- a CDS encoding hypothetical protein (encoded by transcript TGME49_311180) encodes MSLCACPVSGRPHPSTLLRQFADPRGRALSCFAVAETQGLIAVCTEPYDRQTQRLLSKAYWRTPAESTPSCCLPGDISGGFPVSGGGTEQLVPVENGTPPASLLGVSGKRGTFKLSALTGIPAKQPGKPLNATQGIPDPASRVDCQPALASHGRDAVSGEEKTLAEILEVQRQHNRCFDDPDRCGRCIIFLDSRSLLPLREVVIGDMPDSCVNNLICCCCCGGCDAGLCRLCCSPLYSETSRRNSISATSQEAPEYCSVNCPETDQANFPGPHHRSRRNLSTFPGASQEVDRDQSPSAPPLRRSEAACTPQDKSAAETRETPLFFGRGDGPDFFHCTSLSFACKDQLVCAVSPFAGVKVLQLGELPVFAQDCRVDGSTACGDPGCTYTRSAAQAPENGGAFPALVSFDIEGRFPRLLAHLEFVPSFASVPACLEEFHLLDAGVLETREQQEALISRLWTLDSWPGPSCCGSAGAGERLEHSTTSEVSSRFLGPCMFLDFLVHFRGQAPVRLVVDVTRRNRVLRCVSLLPRNLLLLCCVPSREEPASLATPLEAQESGEGESNRSGNVALRGESLSSLSLDPSAHACVPASPHCAETSSPRDSGVASLPAVSCLSGSPSLPSASACSPTASPASSPSASASLQVFPCPLPLKKRRSVPHKGGQVSEANEGELAATPAHAVFPCAGSFLPAKKAGEARGERRVHSGFAPSPSSVKSSGSQPATATHAVTARDFEEGTWKVKEGVRFPLTVFKKKEDFRLRLTAGIHVTEHAPVRDATNSGTHAPNFSSTASSFPFASPSGVGSSGGQETDEGTAARGTDYSTTAAFVPEKSFSHLEADFPVHAFQQLLLSQKHTGKAKVGETTGDKKVSLLPLARSPDGVPTLADVEPGVCAPGRAEHLRGPRQAVVSCSPHVAGEGGAASDDSSEEASCEDESGDEREGEGHPEEEWLVALALPNALVVVVDLHHRVVARHKFGLSKSAPFDRLTSQREGRFLLAWKERFCSVLELIDELEGSPLNRHGDGSRHGRSSFFSSPFYAPSGSLWRRFWKQRPPKSPPAALSPTAAVSALSKETMNEQISTLLPDTLASDTLGRGSAGFSSTHSVSPAVRPPLRLRLHLELPVGARFGHSGSKVERFVTFAFSQDPFLSWLVVVSRRGVNEHLMYLIDLQAQEQRGGCLGPELFLDTAMLPVPSQASSVCFSRLMEWLPLTASDLLVLPSHRRFLAVLTDSSAPHQEEAFVAPYVHFSRLSSNREHLCRVMDFDRGSTDGSCSGNSEESSEERSEEGGSDDESEAAFAFSPFALPSGWRRRRLGDRMGRQGKLTFSASGGNEETHESSAMRGQVYLAETHSKASRKKAYRRLRERQRRCLEAAGLDPRLHANLEEKLFYQPLEVLRNLQQAPANCWATPEDIERWKEEEREEETEGGRERQKEGDERKERGGGESAADVELRDTEFLRAGPTHEPPPASSCRSEACSFSRFCARFGGYETSTCANRKKILGHLYASYRRNAGPPRSLSSQSNNLSVHSVSTAEAANAAATVAFRQAMLLFNNDHCQPVYWLAGRFGPSGSDTTTSVESVARAVESYHKRGEICHRSSPQRLPSSRASLCDFQGEREEPVASKERGPLLPFGSRPLVGGLRNCLSVGDAIGAWHMVNVSLQSAAAGQGEELRQLWRRKERGAGKTRRSTGGGDETERETERERKGQETAAGSQWLYAPTLEVEGGSLGASRGICYSVTTSKKSETEEMPRHVDRERTSASYLEAEKENGSWELRSEAKGLKGLVGEAGAPVKKSKMTYAMKFPRVAGRLAHALEKLDRENRETAVEHRTKRQGLPDVSLSPRVCSPDVTGESATAARCVYSARSALSDEEKVTGEVESHRKGESSVSDKSASEGLAASETRDPREARQRDLKCERDTLWGKEEKGRVASLTERVGENDLAQHTMRGGLADRGKIELDNCAAEDDQKALMKRLLLIRNSVSFDAFAPPLRHRRRELPSNVTAADLHGSGGATGETELFSEHEKPGNEAECGDGGGIPERELRKKELTQEDVAKERLRGAEPALLGGKKYPNIWRIAIFSPE; translated from the exons ATGAGTCTGTGTGCGTGTCCAGTCTCGGGGCGTCCACACCCCTCTACGTTGCTCAGGCAGTTTGCTGATCCTCGAGGCCGTGCACTGTCCTGTTTCGCCGTCGCCGAAACGCAGGGTCTCATCGCAGTGTGCACCGAACCTTATGACCGACAAACTCAGCGATTGCTCAGCAAAGCGTACTGGCGGACTCCGGCAGAGTCTACCCCGAGCTGCTGCCTTCCAGGAGACATCTCTGGAGGGTTTCCCGTGAGCGGCGGCGGCACCGAGCAGCTGGTACCAGTCGAGAATGGAACTCCACCAGCCTCTTTGTTGGGTGTGTCTGGCAAGCGGGGCACTTTTAAGCTGTCCGCCCTGACCGGGATTCCGGCGAAACAGCCGGGAAAACCGCTTAATGCCACGCAAGGAATTCCCGACCCGGCCTCGCGAGTCGACTGCCAGCCTGCGTTGGCGAGTCACGGTCGAGACGCTGTctccggagaagaaaaaactctTGCAGAGATCCTAGAAGTGCAGCGCCAGCACAATAGATGCTTCGACGACCCTGATCGGTGTGGTCGTTGCATCATTTTCCTCGACAGCCGCTCGCTGCTTCCGTTGAGAGAAGTTGTGATTGGCGACATGCCTGACAGCTGCGTGAACAATTTGATTTGTTGCTGCTGTTGCGGGGGTTGCGATGCGGGCCTGtgtcgcctctgctgctcgcCGCTCTACTCGGAAACTTCACGGAGAAACTCTATTTCTGCGACCAGTCAGGAGGCGCCAGAGTATTGTAGTGTGAACTGCCCGGAAACTGATCAGGCGAATTTCCCCGGCCCACATCATCGTTCGCGTAGAAATCTCTCGACTTTTCCGGGAGCTTCGCAGGAAGTTGATCGCGACCAGTCGCCTTCCGCGCCGCCGCTGCGAAGGAGTGAAGCCGCCTGCACCCCTCAGGATAAATCCGCAGCGGAGACTCGGGAAACCCCTCTGTTTTTCGGTCGAGGTGACGGGCCAGACTTTTTTCATTGcacctccctctctttcgcatGCAAAGATCAACTCGTTTGCGCCGTGTCCCCTTTCGCCGGCGTCAAAGTCCTCCAACTCGGCGAACTGCCTGTGTTTGCCCAAGACTGTCGCGTCGATGGCTCGACGGCGTGTGGAGATcccgggtgtacatacactcggTCCGCAGCTCAGGCTCCCGAGAACGGGGGCGCTTTTCCAGCGCTCGTGTCCTTCGACATCGAGGGTCGgttccctcgccttctcgcccacCTCGAGTTCGTCCCGAGTTTCGCTTCAGTGCCTGCATGCCTCGAAGAATTCCACCTGCTCGACGCGGGCGTCTTAGAGACCAGGGAGCAGCAAGAAGCTCTGATCAGTCGGCTGTGGACCCTCGACAGCTGGCCGGGTCCTTCGTGCTGTGGCTCCGCAGGCGCCGGAGAGCGCCTCGAGCACAGTACGACTTCTGAGGTTTCCTCGCGCTTTCTCGGGCCCTGTAtgtttctcgactttctAGTCCACTTTCGCGGCCAAGCACCAGTGCGTCTGGTTGTGGATGTGACTCGAAGAAATCGCGTGCTTCGCTGCGTGAGTCTCTTGCCCCGCaacctgcttcttctctgttgcgtGCCTTCACGTGAAGAGCCTGCCTCGCTCGCGACCCCTCTCGAGGCCCAGGAGAgcggcgagggagaaagcaACAGAAGCGGAAACGTAGCGCTCCGCGGCGAGAGcctgtcttccctctcgctgGATCCAAGCGCGCATGCGTGCGTACCGGCGTCTCCGCACTGCGCAGAAACCTCGTCGCCCCGGGACTCGGGGGTCGCTTCCCTGCCAGCGGTGTCCTGCCTCTCTGGTTCCCCGTCCCtgccgtctgcttctgcatgctcGCCTACTGCTTCTccggcttcctcgccttctgcttcagCCTCGCTGCAGGTCTTCCCTTGTCCCTTGccgctgaagaagaggcgcagcGTACCTCACAAAGGGGGACAGGTTTCCGAAGCGAACGAAGGTGAGCTCGCGGCCActcctgcgcatgcagtctttCCTTGTGCAGGTTCGTTTCTgccggcgaagaaggcaggagaggCCAGAGGCGAGCGGCGCGTGCATTCGGGCTTCGCTCCatcgccttcctctgtcaAAAGCAGCGGCTCGCAGCCTGCAAccgcgacgcatgcagtcactGCCCGAGACTTCGAAGAGGGAACCTGGAAAGTGAAGGAAGGCGTGCGCTTCCCTCTCACCGTCTtcaaaaagaaagaagacttCCGTCTTAGACTGACTGCCGGCATCCATGTTACAGAACATGCCCCTGTCAGAGATGCCACAAACTCTGGAACCCATGCCCCCAATTTTTCATCTACTGCTTCCTCATTTCCCTTCGCTTCACCGTCTGGTGTCGGGAGCTCTGGAGGACAAGAAACCGACGAGGGGACGGCCGCGAGGGGAACGGATTACAGCACAAcggctgcatttgttccAGAGAAATCGTTCAGTCACTTGGAGGCGGACTTtcccgtgcatgcatttcagCAGCTGCTCCTTTCTCAAAAACACACCGGGAAGGCGAAGGTGGGGGAAACAACGGGAGATAAAAAGGTGAGCCTCCTCCCGCTCGCTCGCTCCCCAGACGGTGTACCTACACTGGCCGATGTCGAGCCAGGTGTATGCGCACCTGGGAGGGCGGAGCATCTAAGGGGGCCCCGCCAGGCTGTCGTCTCCTGCTCGCCGCACGTcgcgggagaaggcggcgctgCGAGCGATGACAGCTCTGAAGAGGCGTCTTGTGAAGACGAGTCTggggacgagagagagggcgaagGCCATCCGGAGGAAGAGTGGCTtgtcgctctcgcgctccCTAACGctctcgtcgtcgtcgtcgatCTGCACCACAGAGTCGTGGCGAG GCACAAATTCGGTCTGTCGAAGTCGGCGCCCTTCGACCGCCTGACGTCCCAACGGGAAGGCCGCTTTCTTCTGGCGTGGAAGGAGCGGTTTTGTTCTGTGTTGGAACTCATCGACGAGTTGGAGGGGTCGCCGCTGAACCGCCACGGAGATGGCTCTAGACATGGAAggtcgtccttcttctcctcgcctttctaCGCGCCCTCCGGGAGTCTCTGGAGAAGGTTCTGGAAACAGAGACCGCCCAAGTCTCCTCCCGCCGCCCTCAGTCCCACGGCTGCGGTCTCCGCGCTTTCCAAGGAGACGATGAACGAGCAGATAAGCACCCTTCTTCCAGACACTCTTGCTTCAGACACTCTTGGCAGAGGCTCTGCGGGCTTCTCCTCCACTCATTCCGTGTCGCCTGCGGTGCGCCCACCGCTCCGGCTGCGACTGCATCTGGAGCTTCCAGTCGGGGCGCGGTTCGGCCACAGCGGAAGCAAAGTGGAGAGATTTGTCACTTTTGCTTTTTCGCAAGATCCCTTTCTGAGCTGGCTAGTCGTCGTGTCGCGGCGCGGCGTG AACGAACATCTGATGTACCTCATCGATCTCCAGGCTCAAGAACAGCGAGGCGGCTGTCTCGGTCCTGAACTTTTCCTCGACACAGCGATGCTTCCCGTCCCTTCCCAGGCAAGTTCCGTTTGTTTCTCTAGGCTT aTGGAATGGCTGCCGTTGACGGCCTCGGATCTCTTGGTATTGCCGAGTCaccgtcgcttcctcgccgtgTTGACAGACTCTAGTGCCCCGCATCAGGAGGAGGCATTTGTTGCGCCGTACGTACACTTCAGTCGGCTGTCGAGCAACCGCGAGCATCTCTGTCGCGTGATGGACTTCGACCGCGGCAGCACAGACGGCAGTTGCTCTGGAAACTCTGAGGAAAGCTCTGAGGAAAGGtctgaggaaggaggaagtgACGATGAAAGCGAGGCggcgttcgccttctcgcccttCGCTCTGCCCTCTgggtggaggcggcggagactGGGCGACCGAATGGGGAGGCAAGGAAAACTTACTTTTTCCGCTTcgggaggaaacgaagagacgcacGAGTCCTCGGCGATGAGAGGCCAAGTTTACTTAGCCGAGACACACAGTAAagcaagcagaaaaaaggcgtACCGGCGActgcgggagagacagcggagatGCCTAGAAGCCGCAGGCCTCGACCCCCGACTGCACGCAAACCTGGAAGAAAAATTGTTCTACCAACCTCTCGAGGTGCTCCGGAACCTCCAACAAGCTCCAGCCAACTGCTGGGCCACTCCCGAAGACATCGAACGctggaaggaagaagaaagagaagaagagacagaaggagggagagaacggcagaaagaaggagacgaaagaaaagaacgcgGAGGAGGTGAAAGTGCGGCGGACGTGGAGCTGAGGGACACAGAATTCCTTCGCGCTG ggccGACGCACGAGCCACCAccagcttcttcctgtcgctctgaggcctgttccttctctcgcttttgtGCGAGGTTCGGAGGCTATGAGACATCGACTTGTGCAAATCGCAAGAAGATTCTCGGTCACCTGTACGCTTCGTACCGCCGGAACGCTGGACCTCCGcggtctctgtcctctcaaTCGAACAACTTGAGTGTTCACTCTGTGTCGACAGCGGAGGCAGCAAACGCAGCAGCCACCGTGGCGTTTCGACAAGCGATGCTTCTGTTCAACAACGACCACTGCCAGCCGGTGTACTGGCTAGCTGGGCGCTTCGGGCCTTCTGGGTCCGATACTACGACATCTGTTGAGTCTGTGGCGCGAGCTGTGGAGTCTTACCACAAGCGAGGCGAGATCTGCCACCGGTCTTCTCCGCAGCGGCTGCCTTCTTCACGAGCGTCCCTCTGTGACTTccagggagagagggaagagccGGTCGCTTCGAAGGAACGCGGTCCTTTGCTTCCCTTCGGTTCCAGGCCGCTCGTCGGAGGACTGAGGAATTGCTTGAGCGTCGGAGACGCCATTGGGGCCTGGCACATGGTCAACGTTTCCCTGCAGTCCGCCGCGGCGGGGCAGGGGGAAGAACTACGACAActgtggaggagaaaggagagaggagcgggGAAGACAAGGAGATCTACAGGCGGGGGCGATGAGACagagcgggagacagagagagagcgcaaAGGCCAGGAGACAGCCGCTGGCTCTCAGTGGCTTTATGCACCGACGCTAGAGGTGGAGGGAGGAAGCCTGGGAGCGAGTCGGGGCATCTGCTACTCCGTCACGACTTCGAAGAAGAGTGAAACGGAAGAGATGCCGAGACACGTGGATCGTGAGAGGACGAGCGCAAGTTACCtggaggcagaaaaggagaacggAAGCTGGGAGTTACGTTCGGAGGCAAAGGGCTTGAAAGGTTTAGTGGGGGAGGCCGGCGCACCCGTGAAAAAGTCAAAAATGACTTATGCGATGAAATTCCCTCGCGTAGCAGGCCGCCTAGCTCACGCTCTTGAGAaactcgacagagagaacagggagacagctgtggagcacaggacgaagagacagggatTACCGGATGTTTCCTTGTCACCGCGTGTCTGCTCACCGGATGTAACGGGTGAAAGTGCCACTGCAGCTCGCTGTGTTTACAGTGCACGATCTGCGTTGAGTGATGAGGAAAAGGTGACAGGGGAAGTTGAAAGCCACAGAAAGGGAGAATCCTCGGTATCTGATAAATCGGCGTCGGAAGGACTCGCAGCGAGTGAAACGAGAGACCCCAGAGAGGCAAGACAACGCGATTTGAAATGCGAACGAGACACGCTTTgggggaaagaggagaagggtAGAGTCGCCAGTTTGACAGAGAGGGTCGGTGAAAACGATCTCGCTCAACACACAATGAGAGGTGGCCTCGCGGACCGGGGGAAAATAGAACTCGATAACTGCGCTGCCGAAGACGACCAAAAAGCGTTGATGAAAAGGCTGCTGTTGATACGAAACTCGGTTTCGTTTGATGCCTTCGCTCCTCCTCTCAGACATCGACGGCGGGAGCTGCCTTCGAATGTCACTGCGGCGGACCTGCACGGTTCTGGGGGGGCGACGGGGGAAACGGAGCTTTTCAGCGAGCATGAAAAGCCTGGAAATGAAGCGGAATGCGGCGACGGAGGCGGCATCCCCGAGAGAGAATTGCGGAAAAAAGAGCTAACCCAGGAAGACGTCGCGAAGGAACGCTTGAGAGGAGCAGAACCTGCACTCCTGGGCGGGAAAAAGTATCCAAACATCTGGAGAATTGCGATTTTTTCGCCTGAGTGA